The genomic window TTTTCCTTTTTAGAAAAAATCCTGGACAAATCAAATTCGCTTTAATGACACTATATTCATTATAGCAGAGGAATGGCCCCATGTGCGAGCTCTTAGGAATGAGCGCGAATGTTCCCACAGATATATGCTTTAGCTTCACTGGCCTGGTGCAGAGAGGTGGAAAGACCGGCCCTCATAAGGACGGATGGGGGATCGTATTTTATGAGGGCAAGGGTTGTCGCATATTTCACGATCCGAAGCCGAGTGTGGATTCCCATCTGGCGGAATTAGTCCGCACTTATCCGATCAAAAGCAATATTATCATTTCCCATATCCGCAAGGCAAACAGAGGAAAGGTGGATCTGATGAACACCCATCCTTTCGTTCGGGAACTTTGGGGCCAGTATTGGACCTTTGCCCATAACGGTCAGTTGAAGGGGATCAAGAAGGAAGTTCTAAAGGATTTCTTTCCTGTGGGAACTACAGATAGCGAGCACGGGTTCTGCTGGCTTCTTTCCCAACTCAAAAAGAAATTCAAGGAAAGGCCTAAGAACGAGACCTTGCTTGCGAAAGAGATCCGCAAGCTCTTAAGTAAGTTAGGAAGTATGGGAGTCTCCAATCTTCTGGTCTCCGATTCCAAATATCTATATGCCTATTGCTCTACCAAATTGGTTTATATTACGAGACATTCTCCTTTTGGAGAAGCACAGCTCATAGACGCGGATCTGAGCATAGATTTCAGAAAGCATACAGGTCCGAAAGATGTGGTTACCGTTCTCGCAACCGCTCCCCTTACCCAGAACGAAGCATGGACCTCTTTGCAGCCGGGAGAATTCCAGGTTTGGAGGGAAGGAAATCTAGTTAAAATATAATATTTTTCTAAAATACGAAAGTATATCCTAAAGCCGCTTTGTAGGAAGTCCAACCTAACCCTGCCCTTTCCCAATTCCCGGAAGCATCTGGAGCCAGATCCATTTTAAGTCCGGAGCGGAGATCTTCCTTCTCCCATTGGATCCCATACCAATACGTATAAGCCAATTGCAGACAGTATTTCAAGGTCAGAAGCCCAAGTTTCAGATTGTTTTGCTGTTTTGTATCTTCATAGGAGTGATGCCTGTTCTCTTGGATCATGCTAAGTCCGAGCAAGGTCTGAGGATCCGCTTGCGGGGAAGAAGCCAAGTAAGCGAAAGACAATGTCTTTGCATCTTCCCAATCTTCTTTCTTCATTTCCGCTTTATGGTGAGCTCGATATTCGATCCCCACGAGTGCAGAAGTTACCGCTAAGGTGATAAATCCCTTACGATATGCCTTGGCATGTATCAGCCCCCAACCGGGGAGGACTGCACTTCTCCAAACTAGATCCCAACGAGATCTAGATTCTTGCTCTAATGTAGGAGAGACCGGCTCCGCATAAGAAGAAAGAATTGGAGCGAAACAAAGAAGGGCTAGGATAATTCTCCGCACGTACAACCCCCGGGTCGATTTTGAAGAAGAGTTAGCTTCTTTTGTATATTATGAAAATACGGAATAAGAAGGTCGCACAAAAAGTATCTAGAATGCAAAAAATAATCGAACTCTGGGCTTAAGGTCCTGTTCTAATAGTCTCTTGCAATCGAATCAGATCCGTTTTCTATAGAAGGTCCTATGAAAAAAACCGTTTCTTCAGTATTCTGCATCCTAGTCCTCAGTACGGCGTCCTTTCTTTTTGCAGTAGAACCGGATACGGAGATCCGCTCCTTGGTCGCAAGCCTCGACTCCTGCAAAGGATGCGTATTTATCCGAAACGGTTCCGAACATAAACTTGACGAGGCAAAAGCACACCTACTTCGCAAATACGATTCTGCTAAGAGTCAGATCAAAACTACGGAAGATTTCATCAGGGGGATCGCAAGTAAATCCTCTATCACAGGAACACCTTACAAGATCAGAATGGCGGATGGGAAAGAGATCGAATCGGAGAAATGGCTCTTTGAAAAATTAAACGAGCTTCGCAATCCGAACGCGAGTAAACAAACTCCGAAGAAATCCAAGTAAACAATTCGCTAAGGACGAACTTTCATCCTTTTGCGAAAAATATTTCCAAAAGGATTTCGTTTTAAGCTTTCCATTCTCTTGCTATCGGATTACGTTTTTGATCAGACCCTATGGCCGACAAGGAAGATCGTTCCGATTGCGGATCCGGATCTCTTTTTTCGTCCTATTTCTTATGAGATTTCTTTCAAATGGAAAGATCCAACCTATGAGACATCATTCGATTTTAGTCCTAATTCTTTTCTATTCTCTATTGGGATGCGCCAAACCTCCCGAAACTTCTAACGGCTTAGCAGATATTTTATTCGCTTTGGATCATGTGCAAGTCCCAGCGGTCTTCACCGTAGTAGACGCAAGTAAACAAGTCCAACTAGATGCGGTAGAAACCACGGCGACCACAAATATCAGCTGTACGAAACTTGGCGCATTCTATTGGGAGATAGGGGACGGGACTGGCGCCTTGGGTTATTCTTCTGTGAACGGATCCGTAAACCAGACATCCACTCTACTGATCGCTTCCGCCTCTAAATGGATCTGGGGAGCCTATGTTTTGGAGAAGGTAGGCACTCCCGGAGTGAACGAACAATTCTATCTTCGTATGCAGTCCGGTTACGATAACGTGGCAGATAACAAATGCAATGTGACCACGGTCACTAGTTGTTTTACGAACGGTCCGGGAAGGGACGGCACGAACAACAATAACTACCAATACGTAAGTGATGAGAATAAGTTCTATTATAATGGGGGACATTTCCAAGCATATGCTGCCTTGAATCCGAGCAGCTTGAGCCCGGCACTTACTTCTTATGATCGTACCCAGCTTACAAGTGAGATCGCTACCGTAGTACTCGGCGGTACGAATCCGGACTTCTTCTATGCAACCCCTCAATTGGCAGGAGGAGTCCAAACCACGGCTCAGGTCTATGCCATCTTCTTAAGAAGGATCTTGAATTCGAATCTAGTGATGCGCTCTTATCTAGGTGCGGATACGGTGCCCACTCTTCCCGCATTGCATCCATCCCAAGCTCTTTACTCTCCTTTTACGACCGGGATCAATAAGGAAGATGTACATTATTCTTACGCTCACTGGTTAGAAGATTCTCCGCAGAGCGACGGCGCGTTCAGTAGCCCTGGCAAGTTCGGATTCTATCCTTGGATCGATTCCGGCGTTACGACCTATGGGATTATAGCTAGATACTCCACTTCTGCCTTGGCCTATGCGGAATCCGTCTACTGTGGAAGACTTTTACGTACGGCATACGCTACCGGAGTCGCTCAATAAACCGTACAGCGGTCTAATCGACTGTAACAAAAAAGTAATCTTCCCTTCACGGATTAGATACAAGGATCCGGCAAAATCGTAAGTCGATGATCGCATCGGCCTTACCAAAATCCGCACCCACCGCGGGTCCTTTCCGAATTTTAGTCGTGACTGAGACCTTTCCTCCGGAAATCAACGGAGTCGCAAAAACATTGCATAGAATGTTGGGCGATCTTTTACAAAGAGGCCATGAGATCACTCTCGTGCGTCCCAAGCAAGGCCCTACTGATTATGCGACTGCCAACGGAAATTATCGAGAAGTCCTGGTCAGAGGCGCAAAGATCCCTCTCTATGAGGATCTACGCTTCGGCTTTCCGGAAAAGTATCTTCTTCGCAGATTGATCCAATTAGAAAAACCTGATATAGTTCACGTAGTTACGGAAGGTCCTCTGGGCTGGTCCGCAGTAAGAGCGGCAAGACATGTTGGGATCCCTGTAGTCAGCGATTTCAGAACGAATTTCCATGCCTACGCGAAATACTATAAGTTCGGGTTCATGGGGAAGATCGTGCATAATTACCTTAGAGGCCTTCACAATCGCACCCAAACCACTTTGGTCCCGACCGCTCAGATCGCAGGACAGCTCCAGTCCACCGGTTATTCGAATGTGCAAGTGGTATCCAGAGGGATCGATTCCG from Leptospira langatensis includes these protein-coding regions:
- a CDS encoding DUF5329 domain-containing protein, translated to MKKTVSSVFCILVLSTASFLFAVEPDTEIRSLVASLDSCKGCVFIRNGSEHKLDEAKAHLLRKYDSAKSQIKTTEDFIRGIASKSSITGTPYKIRMADGKEIESEKWLFEKLNELRNPNASKQTPKKSK
- a CDS encoding class II glutamine amidotransferase yields the protein MCELLGMSANVPTDICFSFTGLVQRGGKTGPHKDGWGIVFYEGKGCRIFHDPKPSVDSHLAELVRTYPIKSNIIISHIRKANRGKVDLMNTHPFVRELWGQYWTFAHNGQLKGIKKEVLKDFFPVGTTDSEHGFCWLLSQLKKKFKERPKNETLLAKEIRKLLSKLGSMGVSNLLVSDSKYLYAYCSTKLVYITRHSPFGEAQLIDADLSIDFRKHTGPKDVVTVLATAPLTQNEAWTSLQPGEFQVWREGNLVKI